In Streptomyces thermolilacinus SPC6, a single genomic region encodes these proteins:
- a CDS encoding discoidin domain-containing protein, protein MPTVGTPPVAPPASRRSARRGVVGVVVTALVAALLALAPAQEAEAAPVLLSQGRPVTASSQEHAGTPASAAVDGDTGTRWSSAFSDPQWIRVDLGTTATISQVELRWEAAHAKAYRIETSRNGTDWTTAYSTTSGTGGIETLNVSGTARYVRMLGTARATGYGYSLWEFKVYGATGGDGGPTLPGGGDLGPNVHVFDPSTPGIQAKLDEVFRQQESAQFGSGRHAFLFKPGTYNGLNAQIGFYTQIAGLGLRPGDTTINGDVTVDAGWFNGNATQNFWRAAENLALNPVSGTNRWAVSQAASFRRMHVKGGLNLAPNGYGWASGGYIADTKVDGQVGNYSQQQWYTRDSAIGGWSNSVWNQVFSGVEGAPATSFPEPRYTTLNTTPISREKPFLYLDGNEYKVFAPAKRTDARGTSWASGTPQGESVPLSRFYVVKPGTTAATMNAALEQGLHLLFTPGVYHVDRTIDVNRANTIVLGLGLATIIPDNGVTAMRVADVDGVRLAGFLIDAGTVNSPTLLEIGPQDAAADHAANPTTVQDVYIRIGGAGPGKATTSMVVNSDDVIIDHTWVWRADHGEGVGWETNRADYGVRVNGDDVLATGLFVEHFNKYDVEWYGERGRTVFYQNEKAYDAPNQAAIQNGTTKGYAAYRVDDSVDTHEAWGLGSYCNYNVDPSIRQDHGFKTPVKPGVRFHSLLVVSLGGMGHYNHVINETGASTVPAGTSTVPSTVVSFP, encoded by the coding sequence ATGCCCACAGTTGGCACACCACCCGTGGCGCCACCGGCGTCACGCAGATCCGCCCGCCGAGGTGTCGTCGGCGTGGTGGTCACCGCTCTCGTGGCCGCCCTGCTCGCCTTAGCCCCCGCCCAGGAGGCCGAGGCCGCGCCCGTACTGCTGTCCCAGGGCAGGCCCGTCACGGCGTCGAGCCAGGAGCACGCCGGTACACCGGCGAGCGCGGCGGTCGACGGTGACACCGGCACCCGGTGGTCGAGCGCCTTCTCCGACCCGCAGTGGATCCGTGTCGACCTCGGTACGACGGCCACGATCAGCCAGGTCGAACTGCGCTGGGAGGCCGCGCACGCCAAGGCGTACCGCATCGAGACGTCCCGGAACGGAACGGACTGGACGACGGCCTACTCCACCACTTCTGGCACCGGCGGCATCGAGACGCTGAACGTCTCCGGGACGGCGCGCTACGTCCGGATGCTCGGCACGGCCCGCGCCACCGGATACGGCTACTCGCTCTGGGAGTTCAAGGTGTACGGCGCCACGGGCGGTGACGGCGGCCCGACCCTGCCGGGCGGCGGGGACCTCGGCCCGAACGTGCACGTCTTCGACCCGTCCACGCCCGGCATCCAGGCCAAGCTGGACGAGGTGTTCCGACAGCAGGAGTCGGCGCAGTTCGGCAGTGGCCGGCACGCCTTCCTCTTCAAGCCGGGCACGTACAACGGCCTCAACGCCCAGATCGGCTTCTACACCCAGATCGCGGGCCTCGGGCTGCGGCCCGGCGACACGACCATCAACGGTGACGTGACGGTCGACGCGGGCTGGTTCAACGGCAACGCCACCCAGAACTTCTGGCGGGCCGCGGAGAACCTCGCGCTCAACCCGGTCAGCGGCACCAACCGGTGGGCGGTCTCGCAGGCGGCGTCGTTCCGTCGCATGCACGTCAAGGGCGGGCTCAACCTCGCGCCGAACGGCTACGGCTGGGCCAGCGGCGGCTACATCGCCGACACCAAGGTCGACGGGCAGGTCGGCAACTACTCGCAGCAGCAGTGGTACACCCGTGACAGCGCGATCGGCGGTTGGTCCAACTCCGTGTGGAACCAGGTCTTCTCCGGCGTCGAGGGCGCCCCGGCGACCAGCTTCCCCGAGCCTCGCTACACCACCTTGAACACCACCCCGATCTCCCGTGAGAAGCCGTTCCTCTACCTGGACGGCAACGAGTACAAGGTCTTCGCGCCCGCCAAGCGCACCGACGCGCGCGGCACGTCCTGGGCGAGTGGCACTCCCCAGGGCGAGTCGGTACCGCTGAGCCGGTTCTACGTCGTCAAGCCGGGAACGACCGCCGCCACCATGAACGCCGCCCTTGAGCAGGGCCTGCACCTGCTGTTCACCCCGGGTGTCTACCACGTCGACCGGACCATCGACGTCAACCGGGCCAACACCATCGTGCTCGGCCTCGGCCTGGCCACGATCATCCCCGACAACGGGGTGACGGCGATGAGGGTCGCCGACGTGGACGGGGTCAGGCTCGCCGGCTTCCTGATCGACGCCGGAACGGTCAACTCCCCCACCCTGCTGGAGATCGGACCCCAGGACGCCGCCGCCGACCACGCGGCCAACCCCACCACCGTCCAGGACGTCTACATCCGGATCGGCGGCGCCGGACCCGGCAAGGCCACCACCAGCATGGTGGTCAACAGCGATGACGTGATCATCGACCACACGTGGGTGTGGCGCGCCGACCACGGCGAGGGCGTGGGCTGGGAGACCAACCGCGCCGACTACGGCGTGCGGGTCAACGGCGACGACGTGCTGGCAACCGGCCTGTTCGTCGAGCACTTCAACAAGTACGACGTCGAGTGGTACGGCGAGCGCGGCCGCACGGTCTTCTACCAGAACGAGAAGGCGTACGACGCGCCCAACCAGGCCGCCATCCAGAACGGCACCACCAAGGGGTATGCCGCCTACCGGGTGGACGACTCGGTGGACACCCATGAGGCATGGGGCCTGGGCAGCTACTGCAACTACAACGTCGACCCGAGCATCCGCCAGGACCACGGCTTCAAGACCCCGGTCAAGCCCGGGGTGAGGTTCCACAGCCTGCTGGTGGTGTCGCTCGGCGGCATGGGCCACTACAACCACGTCATCAACGAGACCGGAGCGTCCACGGTCCCCGCCGGCACCTCGACCGTGCCGTCCACCGTCGTGTCCTTCCCCTGA